ctatgtccattccccactttatgAACGGCCATGGCGAAGTAACGGAATGAAGGAGCTCCCCtgcttggtgtatcataggggcaTACTTTTGACATTGTTCACATCTCCTGACATAGTCGGCaacttcttttttcatggtgggctAGTAGTATTCGGTGAGGCATCGGACGAGGGAGGAGTTTCCCGTATGGGCGCCGCAGTGCGCTTCGTGTACTTCTTCTAGTACTCGCCTTGTTCGATGTGGCCCAAGGCATTTAGCTAAGGGGCCGCCGAACATTCTTTTGTAGAGATCGTCGTTTACTAGGTTGTACCAGGCTGCTTGTACCCGGagtttttttgcttcttttttgtCTTGCGGGAGCGTTCCATCCTGCAAATAGGCTACAAAGTGGTTACGCCAGTCCTAAGTTAagtttatagaatgtacctcgacgtggtctattgcggaatgaagtagggtgaccacgttttccttgttgatattcttggtGGTCGCAGCCAGTTTAGCAAGGCCGTCTACTTCGATATTGTGCGCCCTGGGTATTTGGTCGAGCCGGCATTCGTCAAATTCTGGCAGTAGTTTGTGGATTTTTGACTGGTATCTTTGTAGCCTCTActccttgatttggaaagtctCGGTGACCTGATTTACCACAAGTTGAGAGTCGCAGTGGAGGACGAGTCGTTGAGCGCCATATTTGAGAGCTaacttcaaacctgcaatcaaagCTTCATACCCGGCCTCGTTGTTAGCCATCtcggggcatcgtatggactggAGAATTACTTCACCTGTAGGGACTTCGAGGACAAGTCCCAGTCCCGATACCGAGGCATTAGAGGCCCCAGAGGTCGGTACGTGTAGAAGTGTGGAGTGTTTTCTGTTCTACCTCGGGCAATATTTCTGTGCTGAAATCAGCGACGAAGTCTGCGAGCACCTACTACTTGATGGCAGTTCACGGTTGGTATGTTATGTCGTGCTCGCttagttctatggcccatttggctaatttacccgatagttcgggtttgtgtaggatacCCCTTAGAGGGAAGGTTGTCACCACTATAATGGGGTGACATCGGAAGTACGGTCTAAGCTTCTGTGAAGCTACGACTAGTGCCGGAGCTAGTTTTTTGAGGTGAGGGTACCTCGTCTCGGCATCGATTAaagttttgctgatatagtaaatcaGGGATTGTGTACCTTTATTTTCACGTACCAAGACCGTGCTTACCACGACTTCGAAAACTACTAGATACACCAGTAGGCATGCACCTGGGTCTGCTTTAACGAGCAGTGGTGGCAAAGATAGATATGTTTTCAGCTTTCTCAGGGCGTCGATACATTCATCATTCCATtgcaacccattatctttccttAGTACATTGAAGAATTTATGGCATCTATCTGAGGATCGTGAAATGAACCTTGATAGGGTAGTTGTCCGTCCTGTCAATTATTGCACCTGCTTTTTGTTGGTCAGTATTTCTGGTATTGCATTGATGGCCTTGATTTGGTCCGGGTTGACCTCAATTCCCCTTTGTGACACTAGGAAATCGAGGAACTTTCCAAAAGTCACGCCAAAGGCACATTTTTCGAGATTTAGTTTCATTCCGTACTGCCTTAGTAtttcgaaggcttccttcagatgacTAATATGATCTTCTTTCTTTGCCGCCTTCACTAGCATGTCATCGATGTAAACCTACATTATCTTACCAAGCTGTTCTTTGAACATTTAGGTGACTAACCTTTGATAAGTGGCCCTTGCATTCTTtagcccgaatgacatcaccttatAGCAGTATGTACctcggtgagtgatgaaagtcgtcttttcttgatcttcttcagccattagaatttggttatagccggAGTATGCATCCAAGAAGTAGCAATTCGTGCCCTGCTGTTGCATCGATAAGTTGGTCGATGTGGGGTAACTGGAAAGAGTCcttagggcatgctttgttcaaatcggTAAAGTCGACACACATTCGCCACTTCCCattcttctttttgaccatgaccacattggcaacccattgggggtatttcgaTTCTCTGATGGAACCGTTGGCGAGTAATTTATCAACTTCTTCGCTGACCGCCTCATTGATTGCGGCATTGAACTTCCTCCTCATTTGTCATATTGGCGGATAAAGTGGATCGACATTTAGCTTGTGTGTGGCGATATCCCTTGGTATTCCTGGCATATATGAGTGGGAAAAAGCAAATAAATCGGCGTTGTTAGTTAAAAACTCACGATACTCACCTGGCTCCGAGAGGTTGTGTCCAACATAGGCCTTTTTTGTACAGTCGGTGTTATCTAACTAGACCGGATCAAGGTCCTCCATGGTTGCTCTGCAAGCTTCTACAATGTCAGGATCTTTGATGGCCTCTACTTGTATGTCAGGTTTGGTGCCCGACATGGCTGACTGTTATGCTTCCGCGCTTGCCCCTTTTAGCTGCTTggtgtgtgtgcaatcttgggcgatccgGTATCATTCTTGGGCAGTGCATGGCTCGCCTTGGACGTTGAATATCCCCCATGGTGTGGGAAATTTGATCACTTGATAGAAGCTTGAGGGGACggctcgcatggcgtgtatccatggtcgccctATGATGGTGTTGTAGGCATTTTCCTGGTTCATGATGTGAAATGTTGTTTCCAGGGTGACCCCTCCTGCTAGGACAGGTAGCACTATTTCTCCGGATATCCACtctactgcattattaaaacccatTAGTGTTATGCAAAGTGGTATTATTTTATTCTCGAGCCTCATTTGCATGAGAACTCGCGGGTGAACAATACACCTGCCGCTTCCGTCATCCACCATGATTCTTTTTACATCGGTGTCAGCGatgcgtaaagttataaccaaagcattgtaatgagggaaagacaaaccattggtatctgacttatcgaagatgatactatcaTCGAGGTCATCATATCGTTCATGGGCGACTGTCTGTTTGAGTTTGTGAGTGCTAgtgaacttcacatggttgattaccgtATCATCGCCGCcaccaatgatcatttgtatggtacgcACTGGCGATGGTGgctttggaggtccttgagatGGGTCGCGCCCTCGAGCGAAGTTGGCCCTTTCTTTATCGCTTAGCAGTTCTTTCAAGTACCCCTGGTTTAACATCCTAACTGCTTCTTGCCGCAGACCTATGCAATCTTCGGTCGTGTGTCCTCTTTCTTAGTAGAATTTACAAAGGACGTTCGACCTCCTGGTGCTTGGATACGATTTCATCTTTTGCAGCCACTGCACCTTTATGCCCAGTTTCtccagtgcgtacactatttctgaaggggaaacacaaaaagTATGAGCAGAtagtagtggaggcatacctcttttgtTTCGGAGGGGTGCCGTGTGTCGTGGCACGACGTCCGCGTGTCGCGGAGGGGCGGGTTGGATGTACGGATATAAGGCtgatgcctttctcgattgaaacATGGTGGTTGATCTCTTCGCCCATCGTTACGTCAATCTCTCCTTGTCTCGGTTTGGATCGATGTTAATCACTGAAGCGATCCGTTCAGGTCGTCCTCTTCTGCCCTTACCTCGGCGCAATAGGCATTGTGGATTTCTTCTCATGTGGCAGGaggggtacttcatgagtctactgaGCAGTTTTTTGGTCGCCTTTGTTCCATTCCTGTTAAACCCATTTTGAAAGGCTTCTACTGCCATCCCTTCTGACATGTTCGGTATACTCATTCTTACTTTGTTGAATCGGGCCAGGAAATCCCGACGTCCCTCGCCCGTCGTTTGCCTGACGATAAAGATATCGTTGAACCTAGCCTCGGCCTTCTTCGCTCCTGCATGGGCGGTGGCGAATTTATCCGCCATCTCTTCGAACGCCGATATCGATCGCGCTGGTAGTTGGGAGTACCATGTCAATGCTCCCCCTGTCAAAGTTTTGCCGAACTTTTTTAATAGCACAGACGGTACATGTTCTTTTGACAGATCATTGCCTTTTACTGCAGTAACATAATGGATTAGGTGATCCTCCGGGTCCGTGGTCCcgtcatatattttcaaatatggcgGCATCTTGAAGGTCTTTGGAATAGGATGAGGAGTAGCCCCTTCACTGTATGGTTGTTCGACGAATCGGCCCACGTCGCGTTTTGGTAATAGCTTCGGAGTGCCCGGTATTTTATCGACCCTCTCCTGATGTTCCTTCATTTGGTCgcggagtgttttgttctcattttccatctcttccattttctttaagatggccatgagtgcatcGTCACCTGCATTAGTAACAGTGCGGGTGTTACCTGTTCATGTAGCACTTGGCTCGTCGGGGGTATCTGTGGTTTCCGTTGGTGGCACGTCTTCAACATCTCCTTGAGTGGGTTTCTCGAGCATGTTGCTCAAAGCACTCGTTAGCCATTCTTCTAGTAGCCTTTTGACTGCAGGTGAGGCTTCCCCCATCGTGGATGTTGAGGTTCCCCTTTTGCATAAGATCGTTAGATCTCCGTGTGGAAGAGGTGAGATCTCTCTCTCCGGTGTAGCGCTTGATGTTGCATTCTCATTGTCTTCTGTTCCGGTTTCGTTGAGGGACTTCAGGAGATTATTCGAGACATCTGCTACCGCATTTAGCCTCGCTTCCTTTCCCACCATTGTTGGTTTATACGAAGTTTGAAGAAAAGTAAATATCACCTTCAGGGATCTAGATGAGAACTATGGTTTAAGCTATAGAAATcctcacagacggcgccaaattttTTGACTCAAAAGAATTTAAAACTTTTTtagacaaatcaatcaaagatgaaggggtaaatcgtagttgaagataataatctctagaataaTAATAAGTAAAAAGAAGAGAGTTGCCAAGTTTTCGTTTTGTTCGAGGTGGATAAGTTTCCCAGAATTTCGCCCCCTTTACAAGGTCCTGTTTTTCCCCTTATATACTAGAGAGAAAACATTCGAAAttataagaaataaaaatacaaggaatattcgaCGGAATATTCTTAATGTCTCCTAATGGGCTTACATTTTTACAAGGGTCGTACAGTTTCAACTTTTGCCTTAAGGTCGCCTCCCTCGGGACGCCGATTCGAAGATACTCGGTCGTTGGTCGTACTCATCATAGGTTGAGGTTGGTCAAATTTGGACTCATACAGTTGATAAAAGTGTTATGCGATAGCAAAATACCCAAAAAATGAAAGAGAACATTAATCTACTAAATGGTGTAAGCGAACAACTTTACCAATGTCTTGAAAAAGGATAAATTATTGTAGATTTTAATTTAAGTAATCTCATCTTATATTCCTTAACAGATATTATTTGTATAACTTAGACATGCATGTCATCTCCTAGTTATGCGATGACAGCTTTTACCTTCGTGTTAGACTCCCCTTTTAAAGCCAATAATGTTATATGAACATGGTATATACAtttacatatatattatataaatatattCGGGGTGTAACCGAAAAAGATTTGAGTGCCTAATGTCGAAAGT
This genomic stretch from Nicotiana sylvestris chromosome 9, ASM39365v2, whole genome shotgun sequence harbors:
- the LOC138877487 gene encoding uncharacterized protein; its protein translation is MLNQGYLKELLSDKERANFARGRDPSQGPPKPPSPVRTIQMIIGGGDDTVINHVKFTSTHKLKQTVAHERYDDLDDSIIFDKSDTNGLSFPHYNALVITLRIADTDVKRIMVDDGSGRCIVHPRVLMQMRLENKIIPLCITLMGFNNAVEWISGEIVLPVLAGGVTLETTFHIMNQENAYNTIIGRPWIHAMRAVPSSFYQVIKFPTPWGIFNVQGEPCTAQE